The region tttttacttcagcatgaaaaccatttgaagcCGGTTCggtttgaaaacatgttttattttacgaGCCCTGATCAATATGTTTCAGTGAATGAGAGCAGATTCCCTGCAGCCAGAGAACCGTGCAGACcatctttaaaatgaaatgagtcaATAAATGCTGGACGTACGCGCTCTCCCTCCcagcacacacacgctgtcagCAGAAACCAGGAGCGGCTTCTGGCcccattttatgttttgtgctTTAGGCGAGAGCCCCTGATTGGCAGTGGCATGAAAGGCAGCTGGAATATAATTATGGCTTCGTCTCTGAGCGCGATGGCAACAGGAATACACCCACATACTGCAGGCCTGATGTAATGAAGCTGCTTCAATAATGGAAAAGGAACTGAGCTGCTGTGAATTAATGTATATCAAAGTATGTGTGCTCTCCTGGGACACGTTATAAAACTGTGCTGAACCCGTGTAGACCTACATACATGATACATCTCATGCTAGTACATAAACAACGTTAGTACGAAGAACTAGAATGGCCTCATGTCCGAATGTGAGCAGATGATTCTTTTGGGAAGTTTGTTTCTTGGagcttttttcctcttttgtcttttatcaGTCGACAGTCGATGGGTTTAGTGCAGAAACAATGGATTCATTCATTCTGCTTATCAACTCTGTGAACAGATGAAGTCTGGTCTGATTTCAGGTGAGGAAAACTTTCTGCTCTGGGTTAGAGAGACGGGTCTGACagcttctttgtgtttgtgtgatcacGACTGTAAAAGAACAACACACATGAACTCCAGGGTAAAACCTATCGATCTCTTTCTTATGACTCCAGTTTAGTTTCACACGGTCTGTCGTGTATCTGCAGcctgctctcagaaccacttagTCTGAATCCTCCGGCAGTTTCTCTCTCCCCCGTCTCCCCCGTCTCACCGCCGGACTGTCACTCAGGCTCTGTTGATTGACAGCTCCCTCGTGTCGGCCCTGACCTCGGACATGCCCGTCTGAATCTAAACATCACAGTCGCTCgctgtatgttttatatttcagtttttttccaccTCCACTGTTTGTATGAATCATATGTGGCCTTCATTGTCCTCTGCAGCTGATCACCATCTGATATTTCACTGTGGGGGATCAGTGCATGTTCCGCCTCGCTGCGCCCACGTGAAACACCTTCagttctttaacattgtgtttctTGCTGAATGACCATATTCAGGCAGATGATGACAGTTTCCTTTCACTCATCTTCCAGTAATAgctcaacatttcattttcacccAGTGAAAGTTAGACTGTAGAAGAGCGTGAGGAGGCCCTGAAATGtgataatgatgttttcatcctTAATTATGTGTCAAACCTGGAAATAATTGGTCCGAAGTGTCGTTTCCTGAGAAAAATGTGGGAAATAGCTGATTAATTAGTGATAAATTAGACAATGATAAACCATGAAGCTCCAATTAGATGTTACCAAAGGGAACAACTACTTTTaacatcacaaacattttttaacacaGGTGAAATACTCCACTGTATATGACAACACTGAGTTTCTCACAACGTAAAAGAACAGCGTCAttgaatcatttatatttataattattaatcTAATAATTTAAATTTCTAATCTAGATTCTAAAATAATcagaattaaatacaaatataaactgAAATATCCCCGGACCGAACTAATGAAATAATTGAATACTCCAGTCACgactctgtttttttatttttcatatttcttcctctcttctctcatcaGTCAGTGTAgcaggatgaagggatgagatTAATTGCTGGTGTCTCCTGCGTTGTCTCGTCTTGCCAGTCAATCCTGGACCATTAGGTTAATTATTGAGACGAGactcactgctgcagagacagtAGATCATTGGACGGATGTCGTCTCCCTCTCACTTTGCCTGAAGAGGTTATGGACAGTGAGAGTTTAACACACGCTGACAGACTGAGGGTGAAGCAGAGATGTAAAGCTGATTACATACAGGCCCTGAGGTGAAGGttcaaaaaagtgttttctcaaCACAGAAATAGATTTGATTTACTTCCTAACTCATGACCAGGACCAGAAatcttcatctcttcttttgaaatgttgtttcacCATAAAACAAGTGAAACCAACCAAACACAGAAGTGAATCTTTCTCCTGCATTAATTCAGCTCTGTGCGCGATAGACTTTGAAACAAGTGATCTTTTAATTGAATCCCTCAGCCTCCGCAGCACCATGTTCATATTTAATCTGCACACTCACTTTGTAAAGTTCAACTTCGGCTGCCTTTGACAGAGAGTCAGAATGCATCAATGAGGAGAAGCTTCAAATCAAGATACAGAATTGATGTTCAAGTCAAATGTGCTTTGAAAATAAACAGGATTCAGTTATTGCTCCTCATTTAAATGAAGAACACAAGGGTGACAACATTTAATTCATATTTCTAGTGTGATGCTGTTCGAGGTTTGTTTGAATCCATTATTTAGGTTTTAAAATTACAGATTGTCCGTTTAAtacaatgcattttaaaagttgCTGTCACTTTGTTGTGGAGGCAGAAATATTTCCCAGTGGATGCATGAAACAGCCTCATTAATAATCACACCGGTGATGCTCAGTGTGTGATTATAGAACAACGTGAAGTGACTTCTTCCGTCTCATTTAAAGTTTGTCGTCAGCAGCAAACCTTGAACAGAAGTGGTGTTTGTTTGACCAGCCAGTCTCATGACGCTGCGTAGgctgctgcctctgcctccaTCATTAACACCTCATACTGGAGCTCTGTGCTGTCTGGCACTCGGAGATGCTGCTTCACATTAATTGACACTGTGGGAATATTCAAACGCTCTCAGTTAAGTGAACCTGAGGAGAAAGTTGGGTCTGCTAAGCAGAGGACTTAAGTGGGCTGAGTCGATGGAGGAATGGAGGGTGAGTGAGTTTAAAAGCCCGATACGATTCAGCTGAAATACAGAAAACCAGACGCTACGATCACGTAACAGACATTAAACCATTAGTCTGACTTTTTATATGTCATGATGCCTGGTTTCGTTAAGTGCGGCACAGTTCATTCATGAAACTCAAAATGTATTCCATTATCTGCTGAAATCAAAGTCTCATGTTGCTGTcgaatgttttaaatgtcattttaacgctttaagaaaacaaagaaaacttgATTTAAAGTGAATTTGACGTGTTTGTCTCAGGTTTAGATTTTGTCCTGCTTTGTGGcgtcctgctctcaaacaccTGCTGCCGCTTCACctcatcttttctcttcctcctccccagTATGTTGAGGCCATCAGCAACAAGCAGAGCGAGCTGGACAACTACATCGCAGAGGGCTACAAGAACGCTCTgtcggaggagaggaggaggtacTGCTTCCTGGTGGACCGTCAGTGTGCTGTGGCCAAGACCAGCAGCGTCTACCACAACAAGGTGAGGAGCAGCGACACTTACATTTCTATTCCTCTGCTGGTTCGTCATCAGGTGCGTCATGGCAACGTTACATCTACAGCTGGATGAGGTCAAACTTGTAAACTGGTTTTATAAAGAAAGTATAAATGTAGATCAAACACACGTACGATTATCTTACATCACATCTTTCTGTCCCAAACAAAACTGtgactcagtgttttcattcatgaAACAACCACAAGTGTCCGACACTCGGGGACACTCGGGGACACTCGGGGACACTCGGGGACACTCTGTCTTGAATCTGCATCAGATTGGACATTCTGGAGTTTTTTTtgtacatcatcatcatcatcagagctTCTCTCTCCCGCCTCTCACTCCTCTCACCGGAGGAATGTGAAGTGGTAAAGTAATCTGAGAGCGGACGGACGGAtgatggagaggtggaggatgagtgGGTGAGGAGGCGGGTGAAGGGGGAGGCGGGGAGGGTGACCCACTTCTGCGAGAACACTCAGTTCAGACTCGGTGTGTGCGAGGGTGTGAAAGTGTCTGAATGAGTGACGGACGGACGAAGGAAGCTcacaacacaaactgctgctgtgacgATGCATCAGCAGCAGAAGATCTGAATCAGTGTTGAACTCACTGATGATTCTCACTCAGTTGTTATTTGCTTTGATTGTTTCTGTAAAAAAcacagttcagttcaatttaaataaGTGTTTTCCGCATCATTACAATCAACCTTTCATAATCAATATTCGTGTTGTGCATGATGCTAATTTAATTCTCACTATAGAACTAAGAACCCTCCGTGGTGCCACTGCTCAGGAACTGTTTACAGCAGCTTCGTcaatcaacagaaaatgaattgGCAGCTTTTTGATAATTGTTGTTTAACATTCTCTggtgtcacttttctttttctcatgtgaaactgaatttaacGGTTCATAAAAATATTACACAAAGTCTTCATAGTCAAATGAATGGACACCGACCACCAACACTCCACCATAGATATTCCAAAGGGCCAACTGAGGCTGTGGTGACTCATGGTTTCACCAGGGTCAGACTCACTGCTGCACGCTCACACATTTATAGTGATGTCGAGTCTCTTGAGAAGGAAGCGCCGGTTGCAATGATTTTCACGTGCATTGTCCCCAAGTGCAAAGAGCCGGAGAGAAATTCAATCAGGCAGCATCACTGTTGCACACACTAAATATGCAtcatttaaattctttttaaagaaaatctgaattcaTGTATTAATCTCTGGGAAATCTGCAAGAATATCATGAAACACCCGATCACACGATGTTGGAGAAGCCAAGAAAACGAGTCTTGGCTCTGCATCGTCTTCAGAATCCACGCCAGCATGAATTGAGTCCAGATCCTCACTTGTAGTttttctgacaaacaaacaatcggACAGAGGTGAAACCTTGTCGGAGGTAATAACCTTCATATAGAACTTGGggaataaaaatctgtttcagaatgaaagGAGAGCTCAGTGACACAATGCTTCATGTGTTCATCTCTTTTGTTGTCGCTGTACTTTGTGTTAATTTATCTGATCTTCCCGCCCACACCCTGACACCTGAGGCTGcggcccacacacactcagcaggtCCAGACAACCTTGGAGCCGCACTGTGATTATCCTCCACACCAGCCTGCTGGAGTCAGAACTATGTGCACGGCAGATTCTCCTCGGTGTCCTTCCAGTATTCATGGATTCAGATGATGAATGCAAATGAAAAGTATCTTTATGTAACCGCCCTGCTCTATAATGTATGGAGGGGATGTAGCTCAGCCCGTCGAGCGGCGGCGGAGAGCTTCTGAAACCGGAGCGtcggtttctctctctctctctctctctctctgtgtcgcctctcatctctcttcctgtctcttgtGCTGTGCATCTACTGCATGTTccccctcatcctctcctcctctcctcctctcatccacGGAATATTTCTGCTAAATGTGAATAATGTTGACTTCCATTGGGAAATTCTCTCCAGCAGTTTGAGCAGCATTAGCTCTGGAGGTTAGCGACAGTATATTTAGTGATTTGTGTCACTGAACTAAAGGTATTTGAGAACTTTAATGAATGTGTTTCTTCGTTGCTCTGTTtcctcccccccaccctcaccccctCTCTCACTTCTCTCCTGCAGGGAAAGGAGCTCTTATCTCAGAAGATCCCGATGTGGCAGCAGGCGTGTGCCGAACCCAACAAGCTGCCAGATCGTGCCATGTTTCTGGCCCAGCAGATGAGCGGTATGGTGGGCACCATGGCTCCCGGTGCTCTTCATCCAGGCATGCCCATCGCTGAGTCCATCCCTGGTGCTAAACCTCTGCCGGTGCCTCCGGAGCTGGCAGCGTTCAGGGCCAGTGGGGGAATGGGACAGCAGGTCTGTTTCTCTCGTCCTCCTGAGACCTGTGCATTGTGTTCTATTGATAACACCTGGAGTCATTGTGGGTCTTTATGCTGCATTAACATGTCACTGTCACTAGAATACATGATACACATGATGGTCACCATATTGACATCATTCATTTCCTATTCCTAATCTTATTTCTAAGTATATATTAATATTAGAATCAGGTTAGTTATCCCCAACAAGTTCTCAAGAAGGTGAGAAGTGGAGCCAGAATGTCCTCTGTTAGAAATGATGcccatttttttaaagacatctTCACTGTCAAAGTGTAAAActcagagagatggaagcacaaacacacaaacacacaaacacaggttagTGTTGTCTGATCAAACCTTAATAAAGACCTGAGTGTGGCTTCATGATGGAAGCTCCACGCGTCCTCTGGAAACTCTGCATGAATGCAAATGAAATCATTAGTGAACCATGTTAATTAGCTTGTTGCACAGAAGCAGCTTAAATTCCTCACATCCTCTGGCTCTTCTACATcctgccccctcctcctcctcctcttcctcctccttctcctcctcctcctcctgcagtccTGCTCGCAGCAATAACTTGAAGAGTATCATGAAAGAGCGTCTCAGTGTTTGAGCTTCTAAAAGAAAACTGTGCTGCAGATTCAGTTTCATGTTTGCAGATTAAACGCACTTGAAATTCTTTTCCCAGTAATGATTCTATATGTTTATCTTCCAACCAACATTCtttcaaacattgttttttattaatcagCATTTCCTGACCCACATCCACTCTCCACCAGTTCATTAATATTAATGAGCTGCTCGATGTGATGTAACAGGAGAACGTGTTCTGCAGTGTTTTAATTGCCTCTGTGCAAATGTCTTTTATCTTTGCAGAGGCTGATGGGAGGAGTGGAAGCAGGGATGCCGGTGCTGAACGGCACGTCCGGCGCCCACGGAGGAGAAGACTACCAGCAGTGGATGGAGGGCAAAGTGGCCCAGGGCAAGGCCTCGCCCCAGACCCAGCGGCACGGAGGGGAGGTCTACTCCAACACCCTGCCGGTGCGCAAGGCCGCCCCCGCCAAGAGCAAGACCACGCTGAGTAAGGACACATTGTGCACCGTGTCCGACTCTTTCAAAGGATGTGATCTGGCTCCATCAACATTTAATCAGGCTGTTTGGCAAAGATGAAAGTAAATTTATAGTCATAATTATTTTGACATTAACAACTACACGTGATGGTCTAGTCAGGAAGTGGTCTGATAACTGAGCGGGGTCTTTGTGGGCGGAGTTCTCCATGTGTTCACGCAGCCTTTGTGCCCTTGATGAGTTTAAGATGTGAGCCTTTGATCTGATAATATATCACGTGTCAGGTGGTGTCGCGGATGTAACACACGACCTGTGCACTTTTAATAAGAAACAGTCTGAAGCACGAAGGAATAGAAGCAGACGTGATAGTGAAAATGTGGAATAGAGATCACGTTGTGTTTATGAGAAAAGTCCGATGTAGATTCCTCCAAATATAGATTATAAcagaatgcccccccccctccgtaCTTCCACCAGTGGAGACTCGCACTCTGCCCCGGTCCAGCTCCATGGCTGCAGGGCTGGAGAAAAACGGGAGAACTTGTGTCCAGGCCATCTTCTCTCACGCAGCCGGTGACAACAGCACCCTGCTCAGCTTCTCTGAGGGCGACGTCATAACCCTGCTGGTCCCCGAGGCCCGTGATGGGTGGCACTACGGAGAGAACGAGAAGACGAGGATGTGAGTGCAACTCACGTGTTCAATTCTTGCTAAATAGTCTCATAATATTTCTTTGCCACTCCTGCAGATTTCATCAAATCTCCCCCATATTTAATGAGGGATTCAAAATACTAAATTGGCAGATTTGTTTGTTCTGTGGCTCATATCCGGTGGCTTCTCCTGCAGGCGTGGCTGGTTTCCCTTTTCCTACACCAGGGTGATCTCTGACGGTGACAGTGACTCCATGAGGCAACTTCGGGCACACAAGTAGGTATTTAGCTGTCCCCAAAAAGTATTACATTATTAAACATTAAGATAAGATATTAAGAATTAACTTTTTAATGTGTATTGGATGTGACCTTGATGTGCCTGTGCATTTTAAATCCTTCCAAAGAAACAATCTTGAATGTTCTTTCCGAACCAACAACCCACTGATGGCTCCCTGCAGACCTTCGTCCTGATTGCTGACATGTGTTCTGTGTTTGCAGCCTCAATCACgggaagagcagcagcacagggaaCCTTCTAGAGAGGGAAGACATGGCTCTGCCCGTCCCTGATTACGGCATCCACGCCCGCATGGCAGCACCGAGCGCCGCAGCGCTGCACGGCAGACAACAACGCCCCTACAGCGTGGCAGTGCCAGGCTCCTCACAGGTGGGGGGGGCctgaaaaacaaccacacaaacacacacactggcagaaTCTGACACATAATCTGAGCCGTCTGGAGAAACTCTCGTTGAGCTTGTCACTGCGTTGAGCCGACCTGAGGAGCAGCGCAGGAATATCTTCACTGCTCGTCTCCTCCTTCACCAGCCACAGAGAACGCTCTGCTACATTAGCTTCTGTAAACGCACAAATCAGATCTGCTTCACTTCACATGTTGATGCAGGGTTGAGATGCGGAGCGGCTCAGAATGAAGGAGTCGGCCTGAGCGGCTGACTGCCCCCGCCTCTGAGGGGAAACTCCTCAAGCTTCAGTTGATAAGAGAGAGAGCGTTTGGAGCGAGCAACAAACCACAGTGGACTGAAATGACTTAAGAGTTGTCCAACATTAAAAATATCAATTTCAATTCTGTCCTGGcatcaacatttaaaatcttttaacCTGCAAACTTAAATAATTGTCACTGGAGAAACCGCAGCTTTAAAATCACAGTGAGGTTTCAGCACAGACACTTCAGTGGAAGGAGAGAATCTGTTGATGTTGATCTGATTCTTCTTAATATCCAGCTCCACCTGTTCTCAGCTCACATTCAACCATGTTTCTTTGCTGTCATCTGCTGGTGGTTGTGGTCATTGCAGCATCCATCTGTCAGTTTTATACGTTTTCATAACGTCGGCTCAGAATGAATCATGGGACTAATTCTCCTGTTGGTCTTTTCAGCACGGGGTTGAAGAGTACGAGCCTCGTTTCCCCACAAGGTAAGAACCACTTCACTTGTTCTCAATCAGATCCGGTTCATATGATTCCAGTTCAGTCAGTTCAGTGTTACAGTTCAAACGTGTAGATTTGgtcagcaggacacacacacacacacacacacacacacacacacacacacaaacacgcacacaaacattttcctttttaatgttttgtgttcttttctgtttccatttctGTTCTGTTCGACATGAAGCCATAGGTGATAACATCATGTAGTGATTAGTGGTAACACAATAAggctttgttgtgtgtttggatgATAAGTCCAGGTTGTACTGGACCAATAGAAACTAGAGGCTcacacatacctctgccaaggcggATGCCCCATCTCTCCCCCTGAGAGAGAAGAAATCAGATCTACTCCAGAAGTAAATCGATTCCCTCGGGGCTCATGACGCACCCCGTCACTAAACCTTAAGGAAATGGGTTCAGtagtttgtgtgtaatcctacaaacacagatggaaCGTCTCCTCCTTGGCGGCTGTGATAAAagagtttattatattttaaagtctgtttttgattattttggtTTAAGTTTTCAGCTTAAGttgatttaagttttctttttctttcattaataTCAAAGCACTCATGCTTTCACCTCCCAGCTCCTCCTCATGCACCATGCAGCTGCTTCCACCTCCTAACTGCACCCACCCACCCAATCCCTGATAAGCTCCCCCAGGTTCAGCCCCTTCACAGCCGAGGTtgttaaaacacagattcatgCAACAGGAAGTTAAGACTCAGCTCAGACTCTGTTTGTGCCTCGTCATGTGTCCTGcttgtgtttgctgctgtttcTCCTGAGCCGTCCTCCTGGaagcctctccctctctctgtccacagTTCCACAGAGGGCAAATTGATTTCCACAGtgtgaggacagacagacagacagactcagCCAGACGATGCAATAGGACAGGCACCTCGCTGCCCTTCAACcgaccccctccctcccctctgtcctgcctccctccctccctccctccctcctgcttATGGCAATAAACTCTTCCCCAAGTTGATCAATGCCACGAAGACGCTCGGTTGTTTGTCTTCTCCCCTCTCTGAGCCTCACCCCCTTTTCCTCAGTCCTGCCTCGTCCATATCCTCCCCCCTTTCTGGACctcacccccctctcccctTTTCCACCAATCCTGCCTTGTGCTGTCTGACCGTCCGGTAGCCACGCCGGGCCGCTGGTGGAGCCTGGGCGCAGAGCCACGCCCGGCCAGACccgaataaaatggactctgtGCCATCCGAATATTCAAAATCAAAGTGATGGACATTTTCTCTGAGGAAAAGTGTATCTTTTGCTTGTCTTTCATGCATGtacatttcctttatttaccACCGGGATTATCTCTCCCCACCGAAGGAACCTGGTTCTCACAAATGTCCGTGCCCTCCATCACGACGATGTAAAGGATTTATGTAAATCAGGGTGTAAGTTGATCCCAAAGAGGATTTTCATGATGTAAAAACGACATTACAATCAAAACCTTTACTGATTCTCTCAGTATTTAACAGTAATAACTTTGTTTTGTACTCTGAGATAAGAGTTTATGTATCACGAGTAGTGAACCGATAATTCAATGTTTGAA is a window of Paralichthys olivaceus isolate ysfri-2021 chromosome 21, ASM2471397v2, whole genome shotgun sequence DNA encoding:
- the baiap2b gene encoding BAR/IMD domain-containing adapter protein 2 isoform X4, yielding MVETDAAARMSRTDEVHRITENVYKSIMEQFNPCLRNFIAMGKSYEKALTREVLFQMAEVHRQIQIQLEEMLKSFHNELLTELEKKVELDARYLNAALKKYQMEHKSKGESLEKCQAELKKLRRKSQGSKHPSKYGDKEMQYVEAISNKQSELDNYIAEGYKNALSEERRRYCFLVDRQCAVAKTSSVYHNKGKELLSQKIPMWQQACAEPNKLPDRAMFLAQQMSGMVGTMAPGALHPGMPIAESIPGAKPLPVPPELAAFRASGGMGQQRLMGGVEAGMPVLNGTSGAHGGEDYQQWMEGKVAQGKASPQTQRHGGEVYSNTLPVRKAAPAKSKTTLMETRTLPRSSSMAAGLEKNGRTCVQAIFSHAAGDNSTLLSFSEGDVITLLVPEARDGWHYGENEKTRMRGWFPFSYTRVISDGDSDSMRQLRAHNLNHGKSSSTGNLLEREDMALPVPDYGIHARMAAPSAAALHGRQQRPYSVAVPGSSQHGVEEYEPRFPTSDYPPGEPVVEAPARPLLSDEEDEEEGEDQLDEAHYDSLEKTSTLAEEI
- the baiap2b gene encoding BAR/IMD domain-containing adapter protein 2 isoform X5 — its product is MVETDAAARMSRTDEVHRITENVYKSIMEQFNPCLRNFIAMGKSYEKALTSVTYAAKGYFDALVRMGEMASESQGSKDLEEAAWEVLFQMAEVHRQIQIQLEEMLKSFHNELLTELEKKVELDARYLNAALKKYQMEHKSKGESLEKCQAELKKLRRKSQGSKHPSKYGDKEMQYVEAISNKQSELDNYIAEGYKNALSEERRRYCFLVDRQCAVAKTSSVYHNKGKELLSQKIPMWQQACAEPNKLPDRAMFLAQQMSGMVGTMAPGALHPGMPIAESIPGAKPLPVPPELAAFRASGGMGQQRLMGGVEAGMPVLNGTSGAHGGEDYQQWMEGKVAQGKASPQTQRHGGEVYSNTLPVRKAAPAKSKTTLMETRTLPRSSSMAAGLEKNGRTCVQAIFSHAAGDNSTLLSFSEGDVITLLVPEARDGWHYGENEKTRMRGWFPFSYTRVISDGDSDSMRQLRAHNLNHGKSSSTGNLLEREDMALPVPDYGIHARMAAPSAAALHGRQQRPYSVAVPGSSQHGVEEYEPRFPTSSTEGKLISTV
- the baiap2b gene encoding BAR/IMD domain-containing adapter protein 2 isoform X6, translated to MVETDAAARMSRTDEVHRITENVYKSIMEQFNPCLRNFIAMGKSYEKALTSVTYAAKGYFDALVRMGEMASESQGSKDLEEAAWEVLFQMAEVHRQIQIQLEEMLKSFHNELLTELEKKVELDARYLNAALKKYQMEHKSKGESLEKCQAELKKLRRKSQGSKHPSKYGDKEMQYVEAISNKQSELDNYIAEGYKNALSEERRRYCFLVDRQCAVAKTSSVYHNKGKELLSQKIPMWQQACAEPNKLPDRAMFLAQQMSGMVGTMAPGALHPGMPIAESIPGAKPLPVPPELAAFRASGGMGQQRLMGGVEAGMPVLNGTSGAHGGEDYQQWMEGKVAQGKASPQTQRHGGEVYSNTLPVRKAAPAKSKTTLMETRTLPRSSSMAAGLEKNGRTCVQAIFSHAAGDNSTLLSFSEGDVITLLVPEARDGWHYGENEKTRMRGWFPFSYTRVISDGDSDSMRQLRAHNLNHGKSSSTGNLLEREDMALPVPDYGIHARMAAPSAAALHGRQQRPYSVAVPGSSQHGVEEYEPRFPTSTGPDYARF
- the baiap2b gene encoding BAR/IMD domain-containing adapter protein 2 isoform X3, with amino-acid sequence MVETDAAARMSRTDEVHRITENVYKSIMEQFNPCLRNFIAMGKSYEKALTSVTYAAKGYFDALVRMGEMASESQGSKDLEEAAWEVLFQMAEVHRQIQIQLEEMLKSFHNELLTELEKKVELDARYLNAALKKYQMEHKSKGESLEKCQAELKKLRRKSQGSKHPSKYGDKEMQYVEAISNKQSELDNYIAEGYKNALSEERRRYCFLVDRQCAVAKTSSVYHNKGKELLSQKIPMWQQACAEPNKLPDRAMFLAQQMSGMVGTMAPGALHPGMPIAESIPGAKPLPVPPELAAFRASGGMGQQRLMGGVEAGMPVLNGTSGAHGGEDYQQWMEGKVAQGKASPQTQRHGGEVYSNTLPVRKAAPAKSKTTLMETRTLPRSSSMAAGLEKNGRTCVQAIFSHAAGDNSTLLSFSEGDVITLLVPEARDGWHYGENEKTRMRGWFPFSYTRVISDGDSDSMRQLRAHNLNHGKSSSTGNLLEREDMALPVPDYGIHARMAAPSAAALHGRQQRPYSVAVPGSSQHGVEEYEPRFPTSTHAFTSQLLLMHHAAASTS
- the baiap2b gene encoding BAR/IMD domain-containing adapter protein 2 isoform X1 produces the protein MVETDAAARMSRTDEVHRITENVYKSIMEQFNPCLRNFIAMGKSYEKALTSVTYAAKGYFDALVRMGEMASESQGSKDLEEAAWEVLFQMAEVHRQIQIQLEEMLKSFHNELLTELEKKVELDARYLNAALKKYQMEHKSKGESLEKCQAELKKLRRKSQGSKHPSKYGDKEMQYVEAISNKQSELDNYIAEGYKNALSEERRRYCFLVDRQCAVAKTSSVYHNKGKELLSQKIPMWQQACAEPNKLPDRAMFLAQQMSGMVGTMAPGALHPGMPIAESIPGAKPLPVPPELAAFRASGGMGQQRLMGGVEAGMPVLNGTSGAHGGEDYQQWMEGKVAQGKASPQTQRHGGEVYSNTLPVRKAAPAKSKTTLMETRTLPRSSSMAAGLEKNGRTCVQAIFSHAAGDNSTLLSFSEGDVITLLVPEARDGWHYGENEKTRMRGWFPFSYTRVISDGDSDSMRQLRAHNLNHGKSSSTGNLLEREDMALPVPDYGIHARMAAPSAAALHGRQQRPYSVAVPGSSQHGVEEYEPRFPTSDYPPGEPVVEAPARPLLSDEEDEEEGEDQLDEAHYDSLEKTSTLAEEI
- the baiap2b gene encoding BAR/IMD domain-containing adapter protein 2 isoform X2, which produces MVETDAAARMSRTDEVHRITENVYKSIMEQFNPCLRNFIAMGKSYEKALTSVTYAAKGYFDALVRMGEMASESQGSKDLGEVLFQMAEVHRQIQIQLEEMLKSFHNELLTELEKKVELDARYLNAALKKYQMEHKSKGESLEKCQAELKKLRRKSQGSKHPSKYGDKEMQYVEAISNKQSELDNYIAEGYKNALSEERRRYCFLVDRQCAVAKTSSVYHNKGKELLSQKIPMWQQACAEPNKLPDRAMFLAQQMSGMVGTMAPGALHPGMPIAESIPGAKPLPVPPELAAFRASGGMGQQRLMGGVEAGMPVLNGTSGAHGGEDYQQWMEGKVAQGKASPQTQRHGGEVYSNTLPVRKAAPAKSKTTLMETRTLPRSSSMAAGLEKNGRTCVQAIFSHAAGDNSTLLSFSEGDVITLLVPEARDGWHYGENEKTRMRGWFPFSYTRVISDGDSDSMRQLRAHNLNHGKSSSTGNLLEREDMALPVPDYGIHARMAAPSAAALHGRQQRPYSVAVPGSSQHGVEEYEPRFPTSDYPPGEPVVEAPARPLLSDEEDEEEGEDQLDEAHYDSLEKTSTLAEEI